A stretch of DNA from Thunnus thynnus chromosome 16, fThuThy2.1, whole genome shotgun sequence:
TTTACAGTGGGTTAATGGCAAAGTTTTTAACTTTTCTaatgtctttctctttgtctttttagtcAAGTGGGTCGGCGTTGGAAAGTCCAGAGAGTGCATGATCCAGATGTTCTAGAGGGAAAACTTTACCTCCACACTGATGGAAGCACAGATGATGTGGCATATTCTCATCACCTAAAATGACCATCAGTTAATAAACAATACAACTATGTAACTTCTTAGCAGTGGTGGCTAAGACTTTGagtgttcttctttttttttttttttgcaattaaatgtttctgttctttGGTTAAATTATAAGGTTTGATTTTAAGctgtaaatctgttaattaaacCAGCACAAAtgtttacaaataaaaaagaatagaTTCATAATGGTCATAGATCATCCATcatattgttttgatttgtaaAGCCAAACTTGACTGTATGCAAGTGAACATGATCGACTGATAATACTTCACATGAAACCATAAAGCCTCGTTAGAGAGATGTGTAATGATCATTAGTTCAAGTTAAACATCCAGCCTTGAGGTTCCGGCTATTGAGTTTTAACATTTCAAAGGCGTAAATTCCAATATTCCCGACAGTCCGTGAAAGCAACATCATGTGGACGAAGTTATAGAACTAAAGAGTGACGTTACAGTGAAACAGTTGTCGATTGGCTTCATATTTTCACGTGACAATAAAGGACTCGTGTGATTGGCCCCTTGATTCCACCCTTGCATTTTTCCCGCAACAAACAAGTGTACTGGTACGCCGAGCAGCGGGAGCACTTCGGACTTTTTCACAGCCAAAATGCCGAAACGAGCGTGTCCTTTTTCGGAAACCTTCTCTTCACAATACAAAGTACATGTCGGGCAGCAGGAGTTGAATCAATACAGCGTGTTTGGGAACAAATACAGACAAGAAATCTACGGTAAGTGCATGCTAGCGGATATATCGCTGCGTTGCAGCGTTAGCGTCGTCGATACGGACATTTGTTAGTGAGCTTCAGTGTTTCGATGCAAACAAAAAGTCCTTAAACACCtataaaacagtttcatttgttgttttgacgCATTTGTTAATGATCGCTAAAGGACTGACCATGTACAGGTCATGTCATCTCAGTAGTTTGGTCGTTTTACCAAGGAAATAACGATAAGTAATGCGATTGTTGAGTTAAATAGTCATGTTTGTCATCAGCGCCTGCTGGCGTGAAATCAGAGACTGCATTTTATGTACCGAAGAAACAGCTTCCTCACATTATTTCCATGTTTAATCACTGGCATCATTCTCCTCACAGAGAAGACAAAGAGCCTACTTTTCAACGGTGCCAAGGCAGTGGTGGGCACAATATGGACTGGGGAGGAGAAGTGCGCAGACCCGCAGCCCACCAGACCAGCTGAGACACCTGCGAGCGGCCAGTCATTGCTGAGAGGACAGACACTGATTGGTTATGATGGCAGGCTGACAAAAGCAACCAGAGCACCAGGTGAGCCAAATCCAGCGTTGAAGTTTActctaaccccccccccccccccccctcaaaaaagCACATTGGGCGAGATCCAAGGTACACCTGGAATATGTCCTGAGTCGATGACAGGATAGACAGTAGTTGCTGAAACCTCAACAGGAGTGCCAgtaactgaataaataaatccaaataGGGGACCTCTACTGATTCAAACAGAGCACtaaaatagggctgcaactaattttcattatcgatcaaTTTGCGGATTAATTTTTCGATAAGTTCATTAGGCTAattatttagtctatgaaatgttaaaaagttgTGAAACAAAATGccattcacaatttctcagaggccACAGATGTCTTttagttttcttgttttgaatAACTAATGGTCTAAAATGTTGAGGTATTCACTTAACtcggaaaaacagcaaatcttcacatttgagaggctggaaccatCAGATGttcagcatttttgcttgacaaACGACTGAAACGACttatcagttatcaaaatagttgcaatAAATTTTTTgatgatcaactaatcattgcagctctacaataAAAGTAGCTGATCTTACGTTTCAGATCATATAAGCTGTATCTCATGAGGGGCTGGTACTGTGAAGTCCACTGACACAGCATGTGAAAGTGGCTCCTTTGGAGGACCTGAaggaaacactgacacatcTCCTTCCCAAAAAAGATCTCTTGAAGACCAAAACTAAGTAGCTCAGCAGCCCTCAGGAACctataatgtttttaaaaaaaatttgttaACCATGTATATTAAAAGTTGTGGCTGCCCTTAAACAGCTGACAAAGGGAACATTTCAGTGTTACTTCAAGAAATTTCATTACACCCCAATTAAGACTGTAAgtaacactgtaaacacataaTAGAAAACAGTGGACCAGATTAATCATAAATATATCCACATAACTTGTGTTTATCTTGTACATACTGTCAATAGTAACACATCCAGGCTGCTAACAAAGACAAGCGGTGGAGCTTCTGCCTGGCTTACTTTATGTACATCTTGAAGTGGCTTTTTTATGAGTGTAGTTAAATGAGAGGTTTCTGTCTTTTAAagaacagtcaggtgcccaatgaacactgaaagaggttttgctcgctgtaatcattcctcctgttcatactggctattaaaagatccacCTCATAATATGCTTTCAACGTAAGTGATAGCGGACAAAAACCAGTCCTTGTtttgaacaaaaatgtatttagaagttcatctgaagataatatgaagcttcagcgatCTGAGTgaatcaaataaagtggatatatTCTACAGTACAAACATGTTTGTCTCAACAGACAGTgctttcctgttcagctgcagtggaaggatcataacaaaaatgGGGAATTaggcactaaaaagacaaactttgaaagatactgacttgacttgactaattTGGCTGGCTGAAGTCTCaaattatcttcaaataaacttttaaatatatttttgcacaggaggaaaGCTTCCAgtataagtgcattatgaagagatctcttaatggtctgtatgaacaggagtaatgattacaataagaaaaacatgtcaatgttcatttgggcacctgactgttgttttagaaCAGACTTGAAAAGCTGTGAACCTATAATGTGATACATTACCAGTGATCGATAACCACCTAAACCACATGTCACCTCATTTTATGTTGCCTGTGAGAGCTTGCAAAGAATATAATTTGCCCAACATGTGTTGGTATGTACGTGTATAAACGTGTGAGTATATGTCATCTCAGGTGTTCAGGAATTACCAGCTCTAAACTGACTTGTTGATATTGAGTCCACAATCTAGGAGAATGGTTAtatcatatatacatacataatagATGCACTCTGGTCTGGACGAAAAACAATTAAATCCGGACTGAGAACAAAATTTAACCGCAACCTGACCCGGACCACTTTTGAGACACATCTCTATCGTCATTCAGCTGCCACTAGTCGCCACGGTTAGCAAGGTTGTTGAGGAATTTAGGAGCCCCggttgataaaataaaatgtcttgttcaaaACTAGtcatcatattaaaaaaataggttgacagtgaaaaacactggACTGAGAAATACATGTTCATTCTGCCTGAAGGAAGTGTGAGACCACTTTGCTTGAAATGCAATCAAACAGTGGTCGTGATGAAGAGCAAGAATGTAAAACCCCACCATGACACCAAACATGcctgttttgaacaaaactatccATTGTTATTTTGACTTTATTACTTACCAatacttactgtatatttctttttttttcagtatattGTATAATAGTTGTACACTTGAATGTCTGCTTGCCATAATTTTTTTCTAGAATTCTGCTTTTAGAGCTAGTTATTAATTAAGTTATTACTAAAACCAATAATAATTGAATGCAGAGGCAATTATGTAAAATGATAATGAgtagatatatttatatagtctTATATCTACAACAGGCCCTTTGAGGGCAACCATAATGCTAatactttgcttttttatttattgattgatttagtTAGTTATTATAATGgtctcaccttttttttccatttcttattGTCTTGTAACTTTTCGATATGTAGCTAATTGCATTGTGTATATTCTTTTatgtctgtgaagcactttgtaaacttgtttttgaaaagcactatataaataaagttttttattattattattattattattattattattaatgtggCCTGGGATGAAATTGAGTTTGACACCCCCAGCTTAAACCTATAAGCATGGTAGATATGAAGTGGTCACATTATCCAGACTTTACAAGTCAGCCAACAAGAAATAGAAACGTTGAAGCATCAAGCATCTGGATAGAAACACAGCAACtgaatacaacaaaaaaatacaaaaggtGGCTTGGTTAGCTCTGTTCATGTCTTTCACCAGCAGATGTCAGCGTTGTCACATGTTTGGATGTAcactttgtttactttttaaaccGAAGCGCTTTTGAAAATGCTCATCCAGTGTGCTGTACGGGtgtgtgctttgttttttaGGTGCACCAACAGCTCCTACCGGCTGCTGCGTGTGTCAGAAGAGCCTGGGGTCCCGGACACCATGCTCCCAATGTGACCGTCTAGCCTGTTCCTCCTGTACCCGACAGTGCTCCAGCTGTTCcagcctctgctgctctgtctgtacCACCATAGAGTAGGTCACAGTCTGATTTCcctttcagcttttttttttttttaatttaacccAAAGGTCTTCAAAGAGTAGTCATGTGTCTGCAAAGCTTCACCTCTTCTGCAcctgtatttgtgtgtcaacttattaaaatgcaaattccTGTCAGCTAATGTAGACAGGCAGATATTAGCCTCAAAACATATCAGTGTTTCCTAGCTGGAATCCAGCTGCAGCGGGTTTTTCCTCCCCCAACTAGTCCCAGCTTCAAATGTCAATGGATCCTGTtaaactgagtgtgtgtgcatgctgagGTTAATTAGGTGCCAGTTGGAAAATCACTTGCTTTAGCATTAAAGATGTGTTTATGTGAGATGGGGGAGGAAAgagggggggggttgttttTCATCTGTTCTGTAAAAGGCATTCCTCTTGTGCTTGTACTCTGAATAGTGTGCTATGGGGACACTCTGAACTGTAGACTGCAGTACTGTAGGGTTGTGTGCATCAATGTCACAGGACAAAAAACGTCCTTTTAGATTTATTGCATTTGACATAAAGGAAATTGGACACTTACATAACTGATAGGCAGGCCAAAACCATGACCCCACTTAACTCTAAATGTTCTAGTCGGCTGCAAATACCAGCAAGTTGCAAACGGACCTCCTTAAGATGAATCTGCTGAATGTTAAAACATCAGAAAGCAGGAAGCATTACTAGCTGCTTATTCAGCTTTTTGAGTATGAAGAGAAGCAAACTACTCACAAGCTAGCAGGGGGTGAGTATTTGATCCTCAAAACAAAGATTTTTGGAGTCTCTTTATTAAGAAGTTTGGATCTCAGCacaacagtcattttttttagcaaacatgCTGTATGTTTCTGTCAGACTGATCAGGATATATTTATTATCACTGCAGACAATGATGAGGAAATGAGTGTCAAGCTATTTTGGGAGTTGCTTACTTGAGGGTTGAAATCGTTGCCAATGAATACaaattttgcaatttttgctgcagaagttgttttttttgttttttttaacattctcttctctctctcttccacagttacagcgGACGATACGATGAAGTACTGTGCTGCAGTTGTTCGACGTAAAGGAAGCTCAAGCAGAAGTTTGAACATTTATATAGTTGCCTCACATGAGATATACTAAGACTGCATTTTAtacctgtgttgttgttgttgtttttttatgtgatcCAAATGTTGTATATATGTAATTCATTCCAAAAGTAACTGAAATAAACTTGAACACTTTTGTATAAACTTAAATGttgtgacagatttttttttttgctttagtACATTCACAGTGAATATATTCTAATAAGAGGAGCTGCAATGAAAACTGAGTGTCTGAACAAATATCTGCCAATTACCTAAAAGGTTACCCAGCTGTCTCCATGTGTTGTAGATGCATAGATCAGCAGATGGCAGCACACTTCAAGGACTCGGTTGAAAAGAGGAGTTTTTTTCAGACTGGGCTGTATTCAGAGTAAACCCTCCTCTTGTCAGTGGAAGAACACATTTATCTCACTATGCCAAAAAAGcacaaatttaacatttttttagcaCAAGTATGAAAGTTTTGTCTTTGCTTGAAGATAATGAAATTCCAATCCAGCTTGTCTAGACTGACCTTGAGAATCCGctatcaaatttatttattaaaacaagtAAAGCCAGAGGTTACACAAAACCAGGCCTTTGCAGCAGACAGTTTGGCTACAATTATCCCTGCTGGACATGACCTTGAGGTGTAGTCATCACTTTCTCTTGGCTCTGGCTCATCACTGATGATGACTGGTTTCAGGGTCAGGTATTGTACACTGTGAGTAATTGTTCTTGGTGGCACAAGTCCTCAGCACTGCTTTATAGAAATCAATCACATGACATGGTGTTATAGATATTAGCTTGGATGAGTGCACTTCCTGGAGCTTATTGCAAATGCGCCTATGAGCTGTTGAGTCACATCCCCTGCTCAGTGGGCCAGTTGTGGCTCCAGTCTTTGGGGAGCTCTGCAGTTGGTGTCCGAGGGCACCGCTTGATTTCTGGCTGAGTGAACAGGCAGCTGCTGGCGAGCCAGGCGTCAAGTTGTCTGCACATTTCTTGATAAGGATTTAAGGAACTCAGAGGTGGACATGTACACTTTTAAGGAAGACATACTTTTGAAATTGCATATCCATAACTCTGAAACAGGTGGATGTGGTTTGTGCCCATGAATAGTTAGCATATTGTGAGTTATGGGGTGGAAATGATTAGTCCATTAGCAGAGAATTTTAATAGTTGATCATCATTTATCAAGGAAAAACACCAAATTTTGGTTATATCCTGCTTCTCGAATGTAAGAATTGTGAATATATCTTTGTGGacagttggtcagacaaaacaagacatttgaagatgtcacaaTTAAACGAACTATTGtaaaaataatcgacagattaaataataatgaaaattatcttCTTGCAGCCCTGATGAGTTATTAGAACTAGAGCTCTCTAAAATGTCCCTGAACATACATAAATGAAAAGATTCAAACAGTAAGTCCATTTTAAAAACTCTTATTTCCCTGGCCCTTATTTTTAAATAGCCCACAACATCTCCAATAAAgttgattgtatttattgtcaaaaactgaatttaatagTGAAGTTTTAAAATAACTCATGACCCCTCCTGTCTGTACTTGTATGTCTGATTTAATCCATGATACCAGAATTCTAAACTGTACAGCCCAATGATAACTTCTTACATGACAAGAAGTCTCACTCTAGACTTTTTGTGTTGAGCCCACTGAATGTATTCTGAACTCAGGAACGGTTTACAGGTAGAGCACAAAAGAGAACTCATTCACCCTGATCATATCAAATCTGTCTGTTAATATCAGATTGCAGATTTTTGACCTGGGAGATGAGTTTGTCGTAATAAGATGAGTAACATTGTGGGGAATTATGAATCAAAGTAATCCACAAATATCTGGAGCCTTGTTTCACATATCCTAAAGTAACTTCACTATCCAGTTGTTTCAGCTAATTTCCTGTGATCCATCATAGCATCAGACTTTACTTTATTACCCTGGTATCTGGGGGAAATGGAGGATTTCAGTGCGTAACAGTGGAGAAAAGAGTGTCCAGAAAGAACAGCATCTCATGAGCCATCTCATACCCTCTTCAACCACTTTTCATTCACCTTGATCTTTCCTTCTTATAATGTCAGTCATTGTCTTGATAGTTAAATCAGAAAGTATTGGTCATAGAGGTTACCAGtgtcattttttctttcctaaaCCTGAGAAATGATGAGCAAATCCCATTCAGAAGTATtagacatgtctgtctctcatCTAAAATATTTACTATGTTCACTGTAGACTTATTAGAGGGGCGGATGCTGATGCTCCGCTCTCTGTTAACTCCATAATGATGTGATGAGTTTATGTACCGCTCAAAACAGGAGAGTGCAGCTGTCAAGGTTTTCAGCACATCCCCATCCGTGACAcccaaaaggaaaaaaatggtcACAGTGTGCTTCCCACCCACCCCactccccccaccaccaccaccaccacctccccaaGAATGGTCCTCATCTTCTCCCCGGTGTATGTACGTCTGGGTGTCTGCACGGGAGAAGGGGCCACATAATCACCCACAGCGCTCCAGATAGGACCAACTGCAGTCGGCCAGCGGGAGCACGTGGCTTTGTCTTTCACCCATTCTTTTGGGGACCAGCTGTGGTCTGAGTGTGGCGAGCGTCAAGCCCAATGATGCTGCTGCTATAAATATGCGTCAACGAGTGTGAGTAAGTGACAGCTGTACAGTGGACCAAGGACACACTGTCTTGGCACTGTCAGGGCGAGCCACTCCAAAAAAGGCAAACCCAGTGTGAGAGCACTAGTTGATATGTATTTATGCACTTGTAGCACTTGATAGGAAACCAGGTTTAAGTTGTAGATTGCGATTAAGAACTTAAATACTGGTTGAAATGTGGATGTAGTTGTACAATCTGACAATCATGGCtgctttttgagattttttttgttttggtttttacatcAGACTATTATATTACTAATTAAGAATTCAATTAATACTGTTTCTTCTTGGGAGCAATGTGATTTGGATTTTCTGAAAGTCAAAAGAATGGCTCCTCACACATTAAGTGGATGATAACCATATGCGTGTGCGTTAAtatggagagaggaaaagaaagctaccagagcatgtgtgtgtgtgtgtgtgtgtgtctgtacacaagcgcgttgtgtgtctgtgtttgtgtgccctTTTCAAGTGTGACCACCTGTCTTTtgttaagaaataaataaataaacacaggcCACACCAGCTGTCCCTGGCAGTCCGTCCCTTCAGAGGTCAAGGGCTCCCACCGCTGGCCTTGTTGAGGTGGTGGACACTTACAACTTTCCTCTCAACTTCTCTCAAGTacctctaaacacacacatacaaacacacacacacacaaaaccctcGCTTGCAGCTAAATGAGCCAGGCTTTGAGCCTCAGAGAGAGGAATGTTTTATTACACCATCGAGTTACACTGCACATATCCCAGCTCGTCACCCTGCAGCTAAGCCCTATCACATGGTCCCTACTTTCCATGTGAAGGTTTTGGTCCATAAGAAAACGCTCACACCAGGCAGCCCGAGCCCTGTATCCCGTTAGGCAGATGTGAGATGTTGGTGCCAGTGAGCGCACTGAGGCCTGCTGCTGTGGATGTTTACAGTGTGAGGCGGCCTCAGCATTGCAGAGGGACCTTATTTACTGTGAGCTGGCTGGGGCTGTTCAGGGTGTTTATGAATGATCTTGGGAGgacattgttttctttatgttggAGCTGCCTGGCTAGCGCCGCTGTGTCGTCTGTTTGTGCATAAAGTACGTGCTGGGGAGCTGGGCCAGACAATAGCCTGGCTGAGCTACTACCCACGCACACAATAGAGTGGTGGGATGAGGCCGAGGTTTGGGGGCCGTGGTTTTGGGGGCCGTGGGGGTGGAGGTAGGATAGATGGGGGGCAGGGGCAGTTAGATGCGGCCCTTGTCTATATGGTGTTCCCAGAACGGGTGTACTGGGATTGGGGGGAGGGTGGTGGGAACCCGAGTCCATCCCCATTGGGATCACGTAGCAGAGCAGCTGGATTTCTTTCATGGTGCAGCGGGGAAATAATTAAAAGTTCTCGCCATTGAAAATGTCCAGGGAATTGGCATGAAGTTCCTCAATTAGACACACATATTtgctatttgtttatttctaaatagatgtgtgtgtgtgtgtgtgtgtgtgtgtgtatgcagtttAGTTTGTTGTAGCAGATACAATCAAGCTGAGTGTTAGTAATAATTACATGTCAAAGTCAACTGGCTTTGTTATACCAGGTTTATCTCATTCAGATAGTGTTGGCAACAGATCTGGAACAATGGGGGCCCATCCTGAAATCACTCTGTCCTTGAGCTCAGTTTATGGTTTCAGAGGGATAGGGCCTGTAAGACCAGCAGTATTATCACATTCTGTTGTCTCTGTACACATTGCAGCGCTGCCCACACACACCGTCTGGCTGATTGTTGCTGCTGTGTCTCAGACGAAGGCTCTTCTATAATATTCTTAGGTTGTTAGTATATCAGACTCTacttcaattaaattaaaaactcatCTTGTGCTTCTAATcaggtttgggtttttttgtctgatatatatacatacacacacaagtatgacaaaaaaatcaactacTTAAGTGTGAAATCAGTgtgacagaaatgaatgaaatccaCACAAAAGGAAGAAAGTTGTTCCATTTAATTCTATGCATAATCTTAATAAAGACCTAAATCAAGATTGTCACATttccacagcacacacacacaagcacactccAAAAGCgcaaacaaatgaaatgcacaTACAGTTATAGATCAAAGTAAATTGCCTCAATATCTAAGCAATGTCAATTCTGCATAAAGATTGTCCACTAATCTCTACACCACTAACACTGAAGCAATTGATTACTATAAAATATACCTTTCttattaaaaaattatattaaattctAATGGCACTTCTACAAATTCTATTAAAAAGATTTTCGTTTGACATTTagaagtttgtttgttttttttttaaccaaattaaaactgagacagtcaaatgttgcacaagaagcaaataataaatatttctcATGATTATACACAATTTCACAGTTGTAACCTGCAGAGGACAAAATTCCAGTATCAGTATAAAGTCATTTTTAGACTTAAAGATCATACAGCATGAGTTAGGCAAACATAGCCCTCAATCAAGAGTAGCACTGTTTCCATAAAAGTCAACAATCAAAATCTCAGTGTTTCACATTCAACAGTGACATTAACTAAGGAACAGACTGTTAGTTCCCAATTGTATTGGCTAATACAagccaaaacacaaagatgctTGTCTTCAGTTTAACATGTCCAAAACTGAtttattcacaaaaacaaaaatggtcAAATAAATCTCAAAACCTCAATGTAATCTCCCGCAAAGcagcaaaaaataaatggaCTTCCAACTTTTAGTTTGTctgatttaacattttgataggataaaaaaaaacaaaaaaaaacaggaacaacaGATGTGAATTGTTTCGTATCAGTGGGCCACTGTTGCTGTGATGTGAACTTTACCACCGCAGTCGAGGGCAGAATGTACAATATAGAAAAAGGGCTTCTCCAGATGCAACACCTATTAGTGTGTCTACAAGGCACATTTGGTGATCATCCTGGAGGTataaataaagacttgaaacaataaaaagaaaacaaattctTTACATATTGTTAGTTTTTCTACCTTTGTACACATGTACATTAGAGAATCAAGCAATGTAACTTGCGCCACATtagaaatgttcctttaaaaaaaaacaaaaaaaaaacaactgaaattgTGACAAAATCTACATTCCTGTGTGTTCTGATTGAAATGTACAGTATCAACACAACACGACCACTATGAATCTGAAataaatctgttgttttgttggcTAACCGAAGTGATTAAACTACCACggttatgttttttttgcaacCGGAGTGTTTGTGCAAGTAAACAGGGAGCCGGATCACATTTCTTGTAGAATTACACGCAAGCC
This window harbors:
- the siva1 gene encoding apoptosis regulatory protein Siva, with the translated sequence MPKRACPFSETFSSQYKVHVGQQELNQYSVFGNKYRQEIYEKTKSLLFNGAKAVVGTIWTGEEKCADPQPTRPAETPASGQSLLRGQTLIGYDGRLTKATRAPGAPTAPTGCCVCQKSLGSRTPCSQCDRLACSSCTRQCSSCSSLCCSVCTTIDYSGRYDEVLCCSCST